The following proteins are encoded in a genomic region of Streptomyces sp. NBC_01723:
- a CDS encoding Rv1733c family protein — protein MRTRVRGWRWRHNPLRRRSDVVESWTLLVVALLLFVGAPLLGAATAWWGYGQAKAIVAEQRADRHRVSAAVAGDTGGTLPSAQLDGQHSYRTTVRWSTPDGTERSTTARVPADARRGDRVDVWLDSRGRSVPPPSDGAQIWQHSATVGSFSAIGTGLTVLLLHRAVRGVTLRRRMNEWDRDWARTEPQWTHRGA, from the coding sequence ATGCGAACCCGGGTGCGTGGCTGGCGCTGGCGGCACAATCCGCTGCGCCGCCGGTCGGACGTCGTCGAGTCCTGGACCCTGCTGGTCGTCGCCCTGCTGCTGTTCGTGGGTGCCCCCCTGCTCGGGGCCGCCACCGCCTGGTGGGGTTACGGCCAGGCGAAGGCGATCGTCGCGGAGCAGCGGGCGGACCGGCACCGCGTGAGCGCCGCGGTGGCCGGCGACACCGGCGGCACCCTGCCGTCCGCCCAGCTCGACGGGCAGCACTCGTACCGCACGACCGTCCGCTGGAGCACGCCGGACGGCACGGAGCGGAGCACCACGGCGCGGGTCCCGGCCGACGCCCGGCGCGGTGACCGGGTCGACGTGTGGCTGGACTCGCGGGGGCGGAGCGTGCCGCCGCCGTCGGACGGCGCCCAGATCTGGCAGCACAGCGCCACCGTGGGCTCCTTCTCCGCCATCGGCACCGGCCTCACGGTGCTCCTGCTGCACCGCGCGGTGCGCGGGGTGACCCTCAGGCGCCGGATGAACGAGTGGGACCGCGACTGGGCCCGCACCGAACCCCAGTGGACGCACCGCGGGGCCTGA
- a CDS encoding putative protein N(5)-glutamine methyltransferase has translation MASSSPARPSLSAPSRSPLPSVPCPSRDGVVAALRTAGCVFAEDEAALLMAAARDAGELTALIDRRVSGLPLELVLGWAEFRGLRVAVAPGVFVPRRRTEFLVDEALAHAPHASVVVDLCCGSGAVGAALAAALDRPEVHAADVDPAAVRCARGNLADAGGRVYAGDLFDALPEALRGRVDILAANVPYVPTAEVALLPAEARDHEPLVALDGGADGLDVLRRVAAEAPRWLAPGGCLLVETSEAQAPAAVAAFTRAGMTTRVAVSEELYAHVVTGVQD, from the coding sequence ATGGCCTCGTCCTCTCCCGCACGCCCCTCGCTCTCCGCCCCCTCGCGTTCCCCCCTGCCCTCCGTGCCCTGCCCGTCGCGTGACGGGGTCGTCGCCGCGCTCCGCACCGCGGGCTGCGTCTTCGCCGAGGACGAGGCGGCGCTCCTGATGGCCGCCGCCCGCGACGCCGGTGAACTCACCGCCCTGATCGACCGCCGGGTCTCCGGGCTGCCCCTCGAACTCGTCCTCGGCTGGGCCGAGTTCCGCGGCCTGCGGGTCGCCGTCGCCCCCGGTGTCTTCGTCCCCCGCCGCCGCACCGAGTTCCTGGTCGACGAGGCCCTCGCCCACGCGCCGCACGCGTCCGTCGTCGTGGACCTGTGCTGCGGCTCCGGCGCCGTCGGCGCGGCCCTGGCCGCCGCGCTGGACCGGCCCGAGGTGCACGCCGCCGACGTCGACCCCGCCGCCGTGCGCTGCGCCCGCGGCAACCTCGCCGACGCGGGCGGCCGGGTGTACGCCGGTGACCTGTTCGACGCGCTGCCCGAGGCCCTGCGCGGCCGCGTGGACATCCTCGCGGCCAATGTGCCCTACGTCCCCACCGCCGAGGTGGCCCTGCTGCCGGCCGAGGCCCGCGACCACGAACCGCTGGTCGCCCTCGACGGGGGCGCCGACGGACTCGACGTGCTGCGCCGCGTCGCGGCCGAGGCGCCCCGCTGGCTGGCGCCCGGCGGCTGCCTGCTGGTCGAGACGAGCGAGGCCCAGGCACCCGCCGCGGTCGCCGCCTTCACCCGCGCCGGAATGACGACCCGCGTCGCGGTCTCGGAGGAGCTGTACGCCCACGTGGTGACAGGCGTACAGGACTAG
- a CDS encoding MarR family winged helix-turn-helix transcriptional regulator encodes MPDAAADAAVETVQREMTAFARRARASAGRMHPELSLVSYTLLGHLEERDGCRATDLAAHYALDKSTVSRQVSALERAGLIERRPDTEDQRVQVLHLTRAGRRILAQVTESRRAAFRERLADWPDEDLIRFAAYLERYNAWRGGPRGEDPDRGTPANTYR; translated from the coding sequence ATGCCCGATGCCGCGGCGGACGCGGCCGTGGAGACCGTCCAGCGCGAGATGACGGCCTTCGCCCGCCGCGCCCGCGCCTCGGCGGGGCGTATGCATCCCGAGCTGTCGCTGGTGTCGTACACACTCCTCGGCCACCTGGAGGAGCGGGACGGCTGCCGGGCCACCGACCTGGCGGCCCACTACGCCCTCGACAAGTCCACGGTCAGCCGCCAGGTGTCCGCGCTGGAGCGGGCCGGGCTGATCGAGCGGCGTCCGGACACCGAGGACCAGCGCGTGCAGGTCCTGCACCTGACGCGAGCCGGGCGGCGCATCCTTGCGCAGGTCACCGAGAGCCGCCGGGCGGCCTTCCGCGAGCGGCTCGCCGACTGGCCCGACGAGGACCTGATCCGCTTCGCCGCGTATCTGGAGCGGTACAACGCGTGGCGGGGCGGTCCGCGGGGCGAGGACCCGGACCGGGGAACGCCGGCCAACACGTACCGTTGA
- a CDS encoding ferredoxin reductase: protein MTETATHTAGARMPPTRFAVPGRIEVNGLVAGAWQPATLTEIRRETPRASTFRFAVPGWAGHLPGQHLMVRLTAEDGYAAQRHYSLASAPDDSGHIELTLDHVADGEVSGWFHTVARPGDRIEVRGPLSGFFAWPGDRPALLLGAGSGVVPLMSMVRHHRARGLTVPLRMLVSARGPEELIYADEFGPETTPVFTRSAPAGTPVGRLTAAHLAALLSEPPAGGWEAYVCGSNSFAEHASRLLVAGGQPVERIRIERFG, encoded by the coding sequence GTGACTGAGACGGCCACACACACGGCGGGGGCCCGCATGCCCCCCACGCGGTTCGCCGTGCCCGGACGCATCGAGGTGAACGGCCTGGTGGCCGGGGCGTGGCAGCCGGCCACGCTCACGGAGATCCGGCGCGAGACGCCCCGCGCGTCCACCTTCCGGTTCGCCGTGCCCGGCTGGGCGGGCCATCTGCCGGGCCAGCACCTGATGGTCCGGCTCACCGCCGAGGACGGGTACGCGGCCCAGCGGCACTATTCGCTGGCGTCCGCGCCGGACGACTCCGGGCACATCGAGCTGACCCTCGACCACGTGGCGGACGGGGAGGTGTCGGGCTGGTTCCACACGGTGGCGCGGCCCGGCGACCGGATCGAGGTGCGCGGCCCGCTGAGCGGCTTCTTCGCCTGGCCGGGCGACCGTCCCGCCCTGCTGCTGGGCGCGGGCTCCGGCGTCGTCCCGCTGATGTCCATGGTCCGGCACCACCGGGCGCGGGGGCTGACGGTGCCGCTGCGGATGCTGGTGTCCGCGCGCGGCCCCGAGGAGTTGATCTACGCGGACGAGTTCGGCCCGGAGACCACCCCCGTCTTCACCCGGAGCGCCCCGGCCGGGACGCCCGTGGGCCGGCTGACCGCCGCGCACCTGGCAGCGCTGCTGTCCGAGCCGCCCGCCGGGGGCTGGGAGGCCTACGTGTGCGGATCGAACTCGTTCGCCGAGCACGCGTCACGGCTGCTGGTGGCCGGGGGCCAGCCGGTGGAGCGCATCCGGATCGAGCGCTTCGGCTGA
- a CDS encoding SpoIIE family protein phosphatase → MSTAGSAGFEGDASPRGPVRPSGLLDLLSVASVVLDAEGRIVLWSPQAEELFGYSAQEALGQYAARIMVHERHLDLVVKLFTDVMRTGRSWAGAFPVRHKDGGTRLVEFRNMRLLDDRGDVYALGLAADQSTVRRLERDLALSSRVITQSPVGLAVLDTDLRYVSVNPALERINGIPAEDHIGRRTHELLPQVDAAQMEAAAREVLETGQPVIDKPTTGRTPADPDEDHAWSVSLYRLDDALGTVLGVAVSVVDVTEQYRVSAEAARRRLAAVADASARIGTTLQLDRTAHELADVAVPGLADVAAVDLLQAVVEGRRSNLGPAEPAVMRALAVHADDAPDALTAADRPGQVARYGPDRLVTECVRSGRPVWVARVTGKDLERIARSPEAVELLRRAGVHSYLAVPLIARGEVLGALDLKRTANPLPFGKDDLLLAKELAARAALQIDNARWYQNARTTALTLQRSLLPSHPPVTGGLEVASRYQPAGATSEVGGDWFDVIELEGCKTALVVGDVMGSGIAAAASMGRLRTATNTLAALDLDPALLMEHLDRTTAGLDQAIATCVYAVHDPHERRCLIANAGHLPPVRLRAGHPPELLDLPTGVPLGVGGVPFTTTAVALEPGDRLVLYTDGLVETRRHPLDERLNALLALLDGPDRPLEEVCDQLLRTLHEPENSDDVALLIARATPPA, encoded by the coding sequence ATGAGTACAGCCGGGTCTGCCGGGTTCGAGGGCGACGCGTCGCCGCGCGGCCCCGTGCGGCCCAGCGGACTGCTCGACCTGCTGAGCGTGGCCTCGGTCGTGCTGGACGCCGAGGGCCGGATCGTGCTGTGGAGTCCGCAGGCGGAGGAGCTGTTCGGATACTCCGCACAGGAGGCGCTGGGGCAGTACGCCGCCCGCATCATGGTCCACGAACGCCACCTCGACCTGGTCGTCAAGCTGTTCACCGACGTCATGCGGACCGGCCGCAGCTGGGCCGGGGCCTTCCCGGTCCGGCACAAGGACGGCGGCACCCGACTGGTCGAGTTCCGCAACATGCGTCTGCTGGACGACCGCGGGGACGTCTACGCGCTGGGGCTCGCGGCCGACCAGTCGACGGTGCGGCGGCTGGAGCGCGACCTGGCGCTCTCCTCACGGGTGATCACACAGTCACCGGTCGGACTGGCGGTGCTGGACACCGACCTGCGGTACGTCTCGGTCAACCCGGCCCTGGAGCGGATCAACGGCATCCCCGCCGAGGACCACATCGGCCGGAGGACCCACGAGCTGCTGCCGCAGGTGGACGCGGCCCAGATGGAGGCCGCGGCACGGGAGGTGCTGGAGACCGGGCAGCCGGTGATCGACAAGCCCACCACCGGACGGACGCCCGCCGACCCGGACGAGGACCACGCGTGGTCCGTCTCGCTGTACCGGCTGGACGACGCGCTCGGCACGGTCCTGGGCGTGGCCGTCTCGGTCGTGGACGTCACCGAGCAGTACCGGGTGAGCGCCGAGGCCGCGCGGCGCCGGCTGGCCGCGGTCGCGGACGCCTCCGCCCGGATCGGCACCACGCTGCAACTGGACCGCACCGCGCACGAGCTGGCCGACGTGGCCGTGCCCGGCCTCGCCGACGTCGCCGCCGTGGATCTCCTCCAGGCCGTGGTGGAGGGCCGGCGCAGCAACCTGGGCCCGGCCGAACCTGCCGTGATGAGGGCGCTGGCCGTGCACGCGGACGACGCCCCCGACGCGCTCACGGCGGCCGACCGGCCCGGCCAGGTGGCCCGGTACGGACCGGACCGCCTGGTCACCGAGTGCGTGCGCAGCGGGCGGCCGGTGTGGGTGGCCCGGGTGACCGGGAAGGACCTGGAGCGCATCGCCCGTTCACCGGAGGCGGTGGAGCTGCTGCGCCGGGCGGGCGTGCACTCGTACCTGGCCGTCCCGCTGATCGCGCGGGGCGAGGTGCTCGGCGCCCTGGACCTGAAGCGGACCGCCAACCCGCTCCCGTTCGGCAAGGACGATCTGCTGCTGGCCAAGGAGCTGGCCGCGCGGGCCGCGCTGCAGATTGACAACGCCCGCTGGTACCAGAACGCCCGTACCACCGCCCTGACCCTCCAGCGCAGCCTGCTGCCGAGCCATCCGCCGGTGACCGGTGGCCTGGAGGTCGCCTCGCGCTACCAGCCGGCCGGGGCCACCAGCGAGGTCGGCGGCGACTGGTTCGACGTGATCGAGCTGGAGGGGTGCAAGACCGCGCTCGTGGTGGGCGACGTGATGGGCAGCGGCATCGCGGCGGCGGCCTCGATGGGGCGGCTGCGGACCGCGACGAACACCCTGGCCGCCCTCGATCTGGATCCGGCGCTGCTCATGGAGCACCTGGACCGCACCACGGCGGGCCTGGACCAGGCCATCGCGACCTGCGTCTACGCCGTGCACGACCCGCACGAGAGGCGGTGCCTGATCGCCAACGCGGGGCACCTGCCGCCGGTGCGGCTGCGGGCCGGGCACCCGCCGGAGCTGCTGGACCTGCCCACCGGGGTGCCGCTCGGGGTGGGCGGCGTCCCGTTCACCACGACCGCCGTCGCCCTGGAGCCGGGCGACCGGCTGGTGCTGTACACCGACGGCCTCGTCGAGACCCGCCGGCACCCCCTGGACGAGCGGCTGAACGCCCTCCTGGCGCTGCTGGACGGCCCGGACCGCCCCCTGGAGGAGGTCTGCGACCAGCTCCTGCGCACCCTGCACGAGCCGGAGAACTCCGACGACGTGGCCCTGCTGATCGCCCGCGCCACGCCGCCCGCCTAG
- a CDS encoding sulfite oxidase-like oxidoreductase, which translates to MNTTRGFAGRPRVDRPGLPPGQYDAGDDWPVLSAEVTPDLAPADWTFRVGGLVAEERTWDLTGARRLPASAYEGDIHCVTGWSKFGVRFGGVSLDAFLEAVRPLPSATHAVAYAHTGYTANLPLADLTGGRAWIAWEYEGRPLAPEHGGPVRLVVPHLYFWKSVKWLAGLELLDHDRPGFWEQNGYHARGNPWEEQRYSGD; encoded by the coding sequence ATGAACACCACCCGAGGCTTCGCCGGGCGCCCGCGCGTCGACCGGCCGGGGCTGCCGCCCGGCCAGTACGACGCGGGCGACGACTGGCCCGTGCTGTCCGCCGAGGTCACGCCCGACCTCGCCCCCGCCGACTGGACCTTCCGGGTGGGCGGTCTCGTGGCCGAGGAGCGCACCTGGGACCTGACCGGGGCGCGCCGGCTGCCCGCCTCGGCGTACGAGGGCGACATCCACTGCGTGACCGGCTGGTCGAAGTTCGGCGTGCGGTTCGGGGGCGTGTCCCTGGACGCCTTCCTGGAGGCGGTCCGTCCGCTGCCGTCCGCCACGCACGCCGTGGCCTACGCGCACACCGGCTACACCGCGAACCTGCCGCTGGCGGACCTGACCGGCGGCCGGGCCTGGATCGCCTGGGAGTACGAGGGGCGTCCGCTCGCCCCCGAACACGGCGGCCCGGTGCGGCTGGTGGTGCCGCACCTGTACTTCTGGAAGAGCGTGAAGTGGCTCGCGGGCCTGGAGCTGCTCGACCACGACCGGCCGGGCTTCTGGGAGCAGAACGGCTACCACGCGCGCGGCAACCCCTGGGAGGAGCAGCGGTACTCCGGTGACTGA